One genomic region from Cardinium endosymbiont of Dermatophagoides farinae encodes:
- a CDS encoding RNA polymerase sigma factor region1.1 domain-containing protein, producing MKKHKYYGISLCAGLLGFHTLTSCVNTRKELGWWPLPSNKTLTAAALGYLAISSRIMPNLNNNDNPIMFIDGKSMKSLEKNGYSLRSMEDVVNQGLNINAQNENGNTIPLLLLKKVIEEGKSRGFLTSDNKMQINVVQYFLNHGADLYIENDQGENVISLINELTSKFSNLEKFFEDSLQKAKVKNPYGKFFERLSPKARKNNAKYNTPK from the coding sequence ATGAAAAAACATAAATACTATGGAATATCTCTATGCGCTGGTTTATTAGGCTTCCATACCTTGACTTCCTGTGTAAATACAAGGAAAGAACTAGGCTGGTGGCCTTTGCCTTCTAACAAGACGCTAACAGCAGCAGCACTAGGATATCTGGCGATTAGTAGTCGTATTATGCCTAATCTGAATAATAATGATAATCCAATCATGTTCATAGATGGCAAATCCATGAAGTCCCTTGAGAAGAATGGGTATTCGCTAAGAAGTATGGAAGACGTGGTTAATCAAGGGCTAAACATAAATGCACAAAATGAGAATGGAAACACAATCCCACTTCTTTTACTAAAAAAAGTTATAGAAGAAGGTAAGAGTAGGGGGTTCCTTACTAGTGATAATAAGATGCAGATCAACGTGGTTCAATATTTCCTAAACCATGGAGCTGACCTGTATATAGAAAATGATCAAGGTGAAAATGTGATATCCCTTATAAACGAACTTACAAGCAAATTTTCTAATCTTGAGAAGTTTTTTGAAGACTCATTACAAAAAGCTAAGGTAAAGAATCCTTATGGGAAGTTTTTTGAACGCCTATCACCAAAAGCCAGGAAAAATAATGCGAAGTACAATACGCCAAAATAA